AATTTGTTCTACGTCACCTTGTTTTTCGGTAATAAAATTTAAAGGTTGGTATTGAATGTTATTTTTATCAAGAATTTTTTCAACTAAAGTTTTTTGGTAATGCTGTTTTTTTTTTGCTCATAATAACCTCGTTTTGATTTATTATTTTACCCACTAACATTATAATATAATAAATAAAAACTGAATTATGTGAAGAGGAAAGATCATGTTTGGATTTCATAAAAAAGATCGACTGGATTTAAATCAACACGATTTTGAAAAGATTACGGCTCAACTGCGACGAGACAGTCGCCAAATGGCTAAAGCACAAAAGCAATTTAGAAAGTTAGTTAAAGTATATCCATCTTCAAATACACAAAAAGCCAAAAAAGAGGATCATTCTTCTGAAAATAAATCTGAATAAGGGGCAACCATGGAAAAAAATTGGAGTCAGCTACAAATATTAACTAATCCTGAAAATTTTGAATTAGTGACTAATGCCTTAATCATCCAACAAATTACGGGCATTGAAAATCTTAACCATGATCGTGGATTAGCAATTTATTTACCTAGTGAGCAGTTAACAAAAGATTGGTGTCACCAATTACAAATCACCTTAAACCAATTAGGTTTAACAGATTCGGCATATCAATTACAAATTATCGCCAATGTGAATATGCATTGGGGACAAAATTGGGCGCCATATTATCAACCTGTTCGTATTTCACATTTTATGTCTATTATTCCTAGTTGGCAAAAAGACTTAGTCCAAAGTCCTTATGATATTCTCATGGATCCCCAGGAATCTTTTGGTAGTGGTGAACATGCGACTACTAAGCTTTGCTTACAAGCGCTAGAAGAAGTTGTCAATCACCAAGAATCTTTAATTGATGTAGGTACAGGAACTGGTATTTTGGCAATTGCAGCCGCTAAATTAGGCGTTAAAACCCTTTATGGCTATGATATTTCGGATGAAGCCATTGTGGTAGCCCAGAAAAATTTTAATTTGAATTGCCCCCAAGAAAAGTTTCAAGTGGCGATTAATTCGTTACTAGATAATATAACTAACAGCGCTGAGATTATTACAGCTAATATGTTAGAAGAACCCATTAGAGCTTTAATTCCACAATTAGCACCGCATTTAAAAGCGAAAGGGCATGTGATTATTTCAGGTATTTTGGAAACTAAAATTGCAACTATTACTCAGCTTTTAAAACAAGAACACCTTGCCATCATTAAAACTAGTGCAGCACAAGGATGGGGCTGTATAATTGCTCAAAAGGAGCGCGGATAATGCAACAAATTTTTCTTAATCAAACATTAGATGCAAACCAATCTTTAACACTAGCTGATGATTATTTTCAGCATTTAATTAAGGTGTTACGCTTACAAATTAATGATCAATTTTGGGTGGTTGATGCAGTTCAAAATACTTTTAAAGCACAAATTACTGCCATTAATGCTAGGGATTTTCAAGTATCATTGACAGCACAATCTCGCGCCTATAGTGAGTTGCCTGTAAAAACAATAATTGCTTGTGCCTTATCTAAAAAGGATAAAGTTGATTGGATTACTCAAAAGGCTACTGAATTAGGAGCCCATGAAATTATTTTTTTTAAATCACAATATTCAATTATGAAATGGTCAGATACTGTAGTTTCTAAAAAATTAACTCGACTTAATCAAATTGCGCTGAATGCAGCTCAACAAGCGCATCGGCTGTTTGTGCCTCAAGTACATTATTTTGCTACTTTAGAGCAGCTAATAGCTACTAAAAGTGCAGATTTTTGCTTGGTGGCTTATGAAGAAGCAGCTAAACAAAATGAAAGCAGCAACTTAGCCGCCGCTTTGCACACTATTAATCCACAACAGTCAATTTTTTGTCTATTTGGTCCTGAAGGCGGGTTTACGGTTGAAGAAATCGCGCAATTGAGGCAAAATGATTATAATCCATGTGGTTTAGGGCCGAGAATTTTACGTGCAGAGACAGCACCTTTGTATTTTTTAAGTGCATTGTCATATCAAATTGAATTAGATAAGGATCTTTCAAAGTGAAAATAAAAATATTAAAATTTTGGCATTCTGCCTACTGCAAAATTGTTTTATTAGCATTATTAATCGCTGTTACTTTGCCATTAATTGCCAGTAGCTTTCATCTAGGCAAATCTTGGCGAATTGGCCTAATATTTATAATTATAAATATTAGTGTTTCCATTGTTATGGGCAGATGGATAAAAAAATCTCATCAGCCTAAATGGACTTTTGGTATTTTTCCCGGTGCTTTTTTATTTTTAGTATTGATTCATTATACACTCAGTATTTATGCGTATTTGTTCTTCTTTTTATATATACTAGTTGAATATTTAGCTTTTCTTTTGACCAAAAAATATTAAAATGATTATAATATTTTAATTTATAATATTGTGAAAGTTGGTGGTGGGAGATGCCAAAAGAAAAAATTTACACGGCACAAGAAGTTTTTGATCTTTGTGCCTCTTATATGAATGAACGGCATATTGATTATATCAAAAAGGCCTATCAAATGGCGGCTTACGTCCATCGTGATCAAAAAAGAGCTTCTGGAGAACCATATATTATCCATCCTATTCAAGTGGCCGCGATTTTAGCTAATTTAAAAATGGATCCGGATACTATTTCAGCGGGCTTTTTACATGATGTGGTTGAAGATACTAATATTATTTCAGAAGATATTCGAGAATTATTTGGCAATGATGTAGCCAATATTGTTGAAGGCGTAACTAAAATTTCTAAATACAAGTATGAATCTCATCAACAACTTTTAGCTGCTAATCATCGGAAAATGCTTTTAGCAACGGCGCAAGATATGCGGGTAATTATGGTTAAATTAGCCGACCGTCTACATAATATGCGGACATTAAATCACTTACGTGCAGATAAACAACGGCGAATTGCTAATGAAACTTTAGAAATTTATGCGCCATTGGCTGACCGGTTAGGTATTAGTACAATTAAGTGGGAACTTGAAGATTTGTCTTTGCGTTATTTAAATCCACAGCAATATTATCGTATTGTGCATTTAATGAATTCTAAACGTGCTCAACGAGAAGAATATATTCAAGGTGCTATTAAAGAAGTCAAAGATAATATTGATCAGCTGCATATTTCTTATGAAATTAGTGGTCGTGCTAAGCATATATATTCAATTTATAAAAAAATGGTCGAGAAGCATAAAAGGTTTGAAGAGCTGTATGATTTACTAGCTATTCGAATTATGGTTAATTCCGTAAGAGATTGTTATGGTGTGCTAGGAAATATTCACTCAAAGTGGAAACCCATGCCTGGACGTTTTAAAGATTATATTGCAGTTCCTAAAGTTAATGGTTACCAATCTTTACACACAACGGTCATTGGTCCGCAGGGTCGTCCTTTAGAAGTGCAAATCCGCACCTATAAAATGCATGAAATTGCTGAATATGGGGTAGCTGCTCATTGGGCTTACAAAGAAGGTAAAAAAGAAAAAATTGCCCTAGATAATAATGATCACCAAATTGATGTCTTTCGTGAAATTATGGAGATTCAAGAAGAATCTTCGACTGATGCTGATTTCATGAAAAACATTAAAGGCGATGTGTTTAGTGATCGGGTGTATGTTTTTACACCCAAAGGAGAAGTCTTAGAATTGCCTAAGGGTGCAGTACCTCTAGATTTTGCTTATCAAGTCCATACGGAAGTTGGTAATCACACTACTGGGGCTAAGGTAAACGGAAAAATTGTCCCTTTGGATTATAAGTTGCATAATGGTGATTTAGTCGAATTATTAACTCAATCTAATGCCACTCCGAGTCGAGATTGGGAAAATATTGTTTATACTACACGAGCACGTAATAAAATTAAACGTTATTTCAAAAGTGTTGATCGTCAGCAAAATATCGAAACTGGGCGCAATAAAATTGAACGGGAGCTCTTAGATCGTAATTTTGCCCCTAAAAATTATTTAAATAAAAAGGCTTTACAGCCCGTTTTGGAACGTTATAATTTTGCCACTGAAGATGAACTGTTAGCCGCAGTAGGGTATGGTGAAGTATCTGTTATTGGAGTGGCTAATCGCTTAACAGAATCTGATCGAAAAAAGGCTGAGCAACAAAAAAAGGCCGAATATGAAGATCGGATTATGAGCGATGATTCTAATAAAGATGAAAACAACAACGATCACAGTGATACCGCCTTGGAAACAGATGATCGTGAAATTCATATTCAAGGTGTCGAAAATCTTTTAATTCATATGGCTAAATGTTGTACACCTATTCCGGGAGATGCAATCGTTGGTTATATTACTAAGGGACGTGGAATTACAATTCATCGTGAAAACTGCCCTAATATTCAAGAAGAGCAAACTGATCGCTTGATTGAAGCTAGTTGGGGCAACGTTTATAATCATCAATATCTAGTCAAACTAGAAGTTTTTGGTTTTAATCGCAATGGATTATTAAATGATATTTTACAAATTGTTAATAAACAAACGAACATGCTCAATGATGTTAATGGCCGAATGGACCATGATCGGATGGCACATGTTTCCTTAACGGTGGGAGTTCGGAATTTAGAGCATTTGAAAGATATTATAGCGAAGATTAATAATATTCCTGATGTCTATAACGTCAAAAGAGTCATTAATTGAGGTAGAGTGCAATGAAGGTTGTATTACAAAGAGTTCAACAAGCGAGTGTCACAATTAAACACCAATTAGTCTCCCAAATTGGTGCTGGACTATTACTATTAGTAGGATTTGGACAAGACGATAACTCGGAAGTAGTTGATTATTTAGTTGCAAAAATCAGTAAAAGTCGCATTTTTGCGGATGAAAATGGTAAAACCAATTTATCTATTGCTGATGTTAAAGGCGAAATTTTATCTGTGTCGCAGTTTACCTTATATGCCAATACTAAAAAGGGTAATCGGCCTAGTTTTACAGAAGCGCTAGAACCACAAAAGGCCCAAAAGTTATACGAGCTGTTTAATCAGCAACTAGCCAATACAGGTGTGAATGTGAAAACAGGTGTATTTGGCGCTGATATGCAGGTCGAATTAATCAACGATGGTCCGTTGACCATTATTTATGAGAGGTAATTATGGTTTTGCAAAATGCAATTTGGGATTTTGATGGCACTTTGGCTGATACCTATCCAGGAATTTTAGCTAGTTTGCAAAAAACACTACAGGATTTTAATTATCCTATACAGGATGCATCCGAACTTTACCGATTTATTAAATTGCATTCCGTGAAAGAATATTGGCATCAATTAGTTCCTGATGAAAATTACGAAAAAATATATCAATATTTTCAAAAAGTTGACCACCAAATGCAAAAACAAATTTCTTTATTACCACATGCACAAATGACTTTGCAAAAAATTGTGGATCACGGGGGTCATAATTATTTATGGACTCATCGAGACAATTTGGTGTGGCAGTTATTGGACCAAAACAATATTGGGCAGTATTTTGAGGATGTAATTACCAGCCAAGATGAATTTGCACGCAAACCTGATCCTGCAGCAATTAATTCTTTAGTTGCCAAGCATAACTTGTTGACCGTACAAACAGCAATGATAGGTGATCGTTCATTAGATATTCAAGCAGGTCAAAATGCTAATGTACAGACAATTTATTATGATGTGGATCAGTTTCATGATGATCACCAAGCTAGTTATATTGTGCAAGATTTACAAGAAATAGTAACATTGTTTGAAAAAGATTAAAAAAACTCTAAGGCCATTTGCCTTAGAGTTTTTATTTAAAATAATCCATCAATCCTTGCAAAATACAATCTGCCAATTTTTGCCGATAGGCAGGATTAGCGATTTGTTTATAGTCTTTTTTATTATTCAGATAACCACCTTCAATTAAAATAGCTGGTTGCTCATTTTCACGAGTAACTTCAAAGTCGCCAAATCTAGTGCCGCGACTAGGCAGGGCTAAGTGTTTAAATTGTCTTTGAATATTTTGAGCAAGAGGTTGATCTTTCTTTTCTGAATAATAATATGTGGTAACCCCGGTAGCTTGACTCTTATCCGAAGTTGAATCAAAATGCAAACTAATAAAAACGTCAGCATTTAATTTGTTAGCTAGCCGTGCCCTTGATGCAAGATCCATATCACTATCGCCTTTTCGTGTCAAAATAACATTAGCACCAGCTTGTTGTAATTGTTTTTGCAGACGCTGAGCTGTATCGAGAGTATAAGTTTTTTCGTAGTGTTTTTGATTAGTAGTTAAAGCACCTGTGTCGCTGCCTCCATGACCAGGATCGATAACAATGGTCGCTTCAGAAATTTTAGTGGCAGCACTTTTAATAGGATGTTTAGAATTAGAGATTGATACCAGCCAACTAGCAATATAACCAGTGTCACCAGAATTTAATTTAATCTTATAAAAATCACCTTCCTTGCCTAAATATTGCAGAGTTGTTTGATCAGTAATATGAGCAACAACTTTAGCATCAGTATGTGGCTCAGCAAGTATTTTGGTATTATTTTGCAGAGTAGTGACCGAGCGGATATTGAGGTTTTGATCGCGATTATTGTTAATTTTACGGGCTACTTTATCGGTAATAATTAATTCAGAATTGGGAATCCAGCCAACGGTGTCATTATAAAGAATCTGACTCCAATCGTTTTGTGTATATACAATATTGACTTTTTGCAATTGGGGCAATGTTCCCAAAACTTCAGAATTATTGTCTGGATATTTTTGAACATTAGTGTTGGGAGCTTTGATAACGCCAACTGTATTACTAGAGGTATTAGCATCATCATTATTAATTAGCCAACTAGCTACCCAGCCAATTTTATCTCCAGCTAGTCGAACTTGATACCATTGATTTTTTTCACTCAAAATGGTCAATGTTTCACCGCGTTTGACACGAGTCAAAGTTTCATATGAAAGACTGGGTCCGATACGAACATTTAAAAAATTAGCCTTCACGATAACTTGGTTGGCTTTAGCAGCTGCAAATGTAGTCACACTTGAACAGGCAATTAAAACAATAATTGCAGCCCAAACAAAATGCTGCTGTTTTTTTTTCCGAATAGAGCTTCTACGTAATTCCATCAACTAACATCCCACTTAAATATTGAACTTATATTTATCTTATAATAATCAAAACTAAATAGCCATATTATTTCGTAAAACATGATGATATCTCTTATAAGCTAACTTGACATTAGTCACGATGATGGTAGTTTAATAGTTAGATTAAAAGGTCAAAGCAAGAGATTTAGCTTTTGACCTTAATTTTTGCGATGGGACAATTGGCAGTTTGCGATTAGAGACCGGTGTGCTAATATTTATAATGACTAGTTTGAGATAATATTTGAAGGAGGAACTATTGTGCGCTATCAAAAATTAAAAGGTATGGTTGATATCTTGCCAGGAGAAAGTGAACATTGGCAATATTTAGAATCAATCGCACAAAAAGTCTTTAATAATTACCAATATCATGAAATTAGGACACCACTGTTAGAACAATATGATGTCTTTGCCCGTTCCTCTGGTGATAGTTCGGATATTGTTTCTAAAGAAATGTATGACTTTGAAGATAAGGGACATCGCCATGTTGCTTTGAGACCGGAAGGTACTGCAGGGGTGGTCAGAGCCTATGTTGAAAATAAATTGTTTGGCCCAGATCACATTCATCCTTATAAAGTTTGGTATAAAGGACCAATGTTTCGTTATGAACGTCCTCAATCAGGACGACAGCGGCAATTTCATCAAATTGGTGTTGAAGCTCTAGGCAGTGATAGTCCAGCTATTGATGTTGAAACAATTGCAATGGCGAGTGATTTTTTACATGAATTAGGTTTGGCTAATTATAAAGTCGTTATTAACACATTAGGTGACCAACAGACCCGTTCTGCTTATCATCAAGCACTGTTAGATTACTTAATGCCTTTAAAAGAGCAATTAAGTGCGGATTCTAAAGAACGCCTAACAAAAAATCCATTACGTATTTTAGATAGTAAGGATAGCCAAGATCAAGAAATAGTAGCGCATGCACCCTCAATTTTAGATTATTTAACACCAGCAGCTCAAGAGCACTTTGGGCAAGTCCAACAATTATTGGCAGCACTAGAAATTGATTATGAAATTGATGCTAATATGGTACGTGGTTTAGACTATTATAACCATACTATTTTTGAAATCATGATGACTAGTCCTGCATTTGGCAATAAAGAAATGACCTTAATCGCAGGTGGACGTTATAATGGATTAGTAGCTGAATTAGGGGGTCCTGAAGTAGCTGGAGTCGGATTTGGTATGGGTGTAGAACGTCTTTTATTGGTATTAAAACAGCAACAAGACAACTTGCCTGCACCTAATTATCCAGATATTTATTTAGTTGCTGTTGATCAAAGCAGCTCTTTAGAAGTTTCCAAACTATTAGCGCAGCTACGCAAGGCAGGTATTTCTGCTGAACGTGATTATCTAGATAAAAAGGTCAAAGGTCAATTTAAACAAGCAGATCGGATGCATGCCAAATTCACTTTGGCAATTGGAGAACAAGAATTAAAAGAACATAAAGCACAATTAAAAAGAATGCAAGATGGTCAACAAGTAGAAGTTGATTTAACTAAGATTTCTGATTTGATTACAAAAGTACAAGAGGGATAAACATGCAAAGAACAAATTATTGTGGCCTAATTAATGAAGATTATATTGGACAAAAGGTCCATTTAGCTGGTTGGGTTCAAAAAAAGCGTAATTTGGGTAATCTGATTTTTGTAGATTTGAGAGACCGTGAGGGAATTGTTCAATTAGTCTTTAATCAAGAAACTGATACACAGGCTTTTGCCCAGGCAGCACAATTACATTCAGAATATGTAATTAGTGTGTCTGGACAAGTAGTTGCTCGTTCACAAGCAACTATTAATGAACAAATGCAAACTGGGCGTGTGGAAGTTGAAGTTAGCCAATTAGATATTCTCAATACTGCTAAAACGGTGCCTTTTAATATTGAAAATGGGGTAGAAGCCACTGAAGATACTAAACTTAAATACCGCTACTTAGATTTGCGTCGTCCAGAAATGCAACAAGCAATTAGAACGCGTGCAAAAATCACCTCAGCAGCTCACACGTATTTGGATAGTCATGGCTTTATTGATATTGAAACACCGGACTTGGCCAAATCAACCCCAGAAGGGGCACGGGATTATTTAGTGCCTTCAAGAGTTTATCCGGGGAGTTTTTATGCTTTACCGCAATCACCACAACTATTTAAACAATTATTAATGGGAGCAGGTTTTGATAAGTATTATCAAATTGCACGGTGCTTCCGTGATGAAGATTTACGTGGTGATCGGCAGCCTGAATTTACACAAATTGACTTAGAGACAAGTTTTTTAAGTGCTGAACAGATTCAGACTTATACAGAAGGTTTAATTGCCCAAGTAATGAAAGACACACAAAATGTTACTGTCAAATTACCATTTCCACGAATAACGTGGGATGAAGCGATGGCCCGTTTTGGTTCAGATAAACCGGATACTCGTTTTGGCATGGAGTTACAAGATTTAAGTGACCTCTTTGAAAATTCTGAATTTAAAGTTTTCAAAGAAGCAATTGCTAATGGAGGACAAGTCAAAGCGATTGTTGTTAAAAACGCAGCTGACAAATATTCGCGTAAAAATATTGACGCTCAACAAGATTATATTAAACGTTTTGGTGCTCGAGGATTAGCTTGGTTAAAAGTCAAGCAGACAGAATTTAATGGTCCAGTAGCAAAGTTTGTGCAAACAAAAGCTTCTGAGTTAACTAAACGT
The nucleotide sequence above comes from Bombilactobacillus bombi. Encoded proteins:
- the prmA gene encoding 50S ribosomal protein L11 methyltransferase, which produces MEKNWSQLQILTNPENFELVTNALIIQQITGIENLNHDRGLAIYLPSEQLTKDWCHQLQITLNQLGLTDSAYQLQIIANVNMHWGQNWAPYYQPVRISHFMSIIPSWQKDLVQSPYDILMDPQESFGSGEHATTKLCLQALEEVVNHQESLIDVGTGTGILAIAAAKLGVKTLYGYDISDEAIVVAQKNFNLNCPQEKFQVAINSLLDNITNSAEIITANMLEEPIRALIPQLAPHLKAKGHVIISGILETKIATITQLLKQEHLAIIKTSAAQGWGCIIAQKERG
- a CDS encoding RsmE family RNA methyltransferase, which gives rise to MQQIFLNQTLDANQSLTLADDYFQHLIKVLRLQINDQFWVVDAVQNTFKAQITAINARDFQVSLTAQSRAYSELPVKTIIACALSKKDKVDWITQKATELGAHEIIFFKSQYSIMKWSDTVVSKKLTRLNQIALNAAQQAHRLFVPQVHYFATLEQLIATKSADFCLVAYEEAAKQNESSNLAAALHTINPQQSIFCLFGPEGGFTVEEIAQLRQNDYNPCGLGPRILRAETAPLYFLSALSYQIELDKDLSK
- a CDS encoding RelA/SpoT family protein, yielding MPKEKIYTAQEVFDLCASYMNERHIDYIKKAYQMAAYVHRDQKRASGEPYIIHPIQVAAILANLKMDPDTISAGFLHDVVEDTNIISEDIRELFGNDVANIVEGVTKISKYKYESHQQLLAANHRKMLLATAQDMRVIMVKLADRLHNMRTLNHLRADKQRRIANETLEIYAPLADRLGISTIKWELEDLSLRYLNPQQYYRIVHLMNSKRAQREEYIQGAIKEVKDNIDQLHISYEISGRAKHIYSIYKKMVEKHKRFEELYDLLAIRIMVNSVRDCYGVLGNIHSKWKPMPGRFKDYIAVPKVNGYQSLHTTVIGPQGRPLEVQIRTYKMHEIAEYGVAAHWAYKEGKKEKIALDNNDHQIDVFREIMEIQEESSTDADFMKNIKGDVFSDRVYVFTPKGEVLELPKGAVPLDFAYQVHTEVGNHTTGAKVNGKIVPLDYKLHNGDLVELLTQSNATPSRDWENIVYTTRARNKIKRYFKSVDRQQNIETGRNKIERELLDRNFAPKNYLNKKALQPVLERYNFATEDELLAAVGYGEVSVIGVANRLTESDRKKAEQQKKAEYEDRIMSDDSNKDENNNDHSDTALETDDREIHIQGVENLLIHMAKCCTPIPGDAIVGYITKGRGITIHRENCPNIQEEQTDRLIEASWGNVYNHQYLVKLEVFGFNRNGLLNDILQIVNKQTNMLNDVNGRMDHDRMAHVSLTVGVRNLEHLKDIIAKINNIPDVYNVKRVIN
- the dtd gene encoding D-aminoacyl-tRNA deacylase, giving the protein MKVVLQRVQQASVTIKHQLVSQIGAGLLLLVGFGQDDNSEVVDYLVAKISKSRIFADENGKTNLSIADVKGEILSVSQFTLYANTKKGNRPSFTEALEPQKAQKLYELFNQQLANTGVNVKTGVFGADMQVELINDGPLTIIYER
- a CDS encoding HAD hydrolase-like protein, whose amino-acid sequence is MVLQNAIWDFDGTLADTYPGILASLQKTLQDFNYPIQDASELYRFIKLHSVKEYWHQLVPDENYEKIYQYFQKVDHQMQKQISLLPHAQMTLQKIVDHGGHNYLWTHRDNLVWQLLDQNNIGQYFEDVITSQDEFARKPDPAAINSLVAKHNLLTVQTAMIGDRSLDIQAGQNANVQTIYYDVDQFHDDHQASYIVQDLQEIVTLFEKD
- a CDS encoding N-acetylmuramoyl-L-alanine amidase, translated to MELRRSSIRKKKQQHFVWAAIIVLIACSSVTTFAAAKANQVIVKANFLNVRIGPSLSYETLTRVKRGETLTILSEKNQWYQVRLAGDKIGWVASWLINNDDANTSSNTVGVIKAPNTNVQKYPDNNSEVLGTLPQLQKVNIVYTQNDWSQILYNDTVGWIPNSELIITDKVARKINNNRDQNLNIRSVTTLQNNTKILAEPHTDAKVVAHITDQTTLQYLGKEGDFYKIKLNSGDTGYIASWLVSISNSKHPIKSAATKISEATIVIDPGHGGSDTGALTTNQKHYEKTYTLDTAQRLQKQLQQAGANVILTRKGDSDMDLASRARLANKLNADVFISLHFDSTSDKSQATGVTTYYYSEKKDQPLAQNIQRQFKHLALPSRGTRFGDFEVTRENEQPAILIEGGYLNNKKDYKQIANPAYRQKLADCILQGLMDYFK
- the hisS gene encoding histidine--tRNA ligase, with translation MRYQKLKGMVDILPGESEHWQYLESIAQKVFNNYQYHEIRTPLLEQYDVFARSSGDSSDIVSKEMYDFEDKGHRHVALRPEGTAGVVRAYVENKLFGPDHIHPYKVWYKGPMFRYERPQSGRQRQFHQIGVEALGSDSPAIDVETIAMASDFLHELGLANYKVVINTLGDQQTRSAYHQALLDYLMPLKEQLSADSKERLTKNPLRILDSKDSQDQEIVAHAPSILDYLTPAAQEHFGQVQQLLAALEIDYEIDANMVRGLDYYNHTIFEIMMTSPAFGNKEMTLIAGGRYNGLVAELGGPEVAGVGFGMGVERLLLVLKQQQDNLPAPNYPDIYLVAVDQSSSLEVSKLLAQLRKAGISAERDYLDKKVKGQFKQADRMHAKFTLAIGEQELKEHKAQLKRMQDGQQVEVDLTKISDLITKVQEG
- the aspS gene encoding aspartate--tRNA ligase — its product is MQRTNYCGLINEDYIGQKVHLAGWVQKKRNLGNLIFVDLRDREGIVQLVFNQETDTQAFAQAAQLHSEYVISVSGQVVARSQATINEQMQTGRVEVEVSQLDILNTAKTVPFNIENGVEATEDTKLKYRYLDLRRPEMQQAIRTRAKITSAAHTYLDSHGFIDIETPDLAKSTPEGARDYLVPSRVYPGSFYALPQSPQLFKQLLMGAGFDKYYQIARCFRDEDLRGDRQPEFTQIDLETSFLSAEQIQTYTEGLIAQVMKDTQNVTVKLPFPRITWDEAMARFGSDKPDTRFGMELQDLSDLFENSEFKVFKEAIANGGQVKAIVVKNAADKYSRKNIDAQQDYIKRFGARGLAWLKVKQTEFNGPVAKFVQTKASELTKRLELADNDLVLFVAASKKVCADSLGYLRKHFAQELKLYDENQYNFLWVVDWPLFEYDEGIQRWVSAHHPFTMPNEEDLDLLDTNPHQAHAQSYDIVLNGYELGGGSIRIHTREIQEKMFKALGFTKERAQSQFGFLLEALDYGFPPHGGLAIGLDRFAMLLSHRQNIRDVIAFPKNSKATEPMMQAPAPVAQQQLDDLEIDTKK